One genomic window of Sphingobacterium oryzagri includes the following:
- a CDS encoding porin family protein — MKKISMTMALLIAGFYLQAQQVRFGVKAGANLSSLTEYDYLLTGYEDASLDYKVGFNAGVFSQIFINKNWGLETGLYFTQLGGQDRERDLNEDYRLRANASYLQLPVSVFREIRLPGKVRLYPALGAYAGYGIAGKIKSSGHINNIDISQEQDYFKDFARRFDVGATAGIQVGLDNFLFGAAYDQGVVRVNSQKVNWEENGYNSNFKLTVGYLF; from the coding sequence ATGAAAAAAATTAGTATGACCATGGCCCTGCTGATCGCAGGATTTTATTTACAGGCTCAACAAGTACGTTTTGGCGTGAAAGCCGGTGCAAATCTTTCGTCGCTAACCGAGTATGATTATCTACTGACAGGTTATGAAGACGCTTCCTTAGATTATAAAGTTGGTTTCAACGCTGGGGTATTTTCACAAATTTTTATCAATAAAAATTGGGGACTGGAAACCGGTCTTTATTTCACACAGTTGGGTGGTCAAGATCGCGAACGCGATCTTAATGAAGACTATCGTTTAAGGGCAAACGCTTCTTACCTGCAATTGCCGGTGAGTGTGTTTCGCGAAATACGCTTACCCGGTAAAGTGCGACTTTACCCAGCGCTGGGTGCTTACGCCGGATATGGTATTGCCGGAAAAATCAAATCTTCGGGACATATCAATAACATCGATATTAGCCAGGAGCAAGATTATTTCAAAGACTTTGCACGCCGGTTTGATGTTGGCGCGACGGCCGGTATTCAGGTAGGACTAGACAACTTCTTATTTGGTGCAGCTTACGATCAAGGCGTTGTGCGTGTCAATTCGCAAAAAGTAAACTGGGAAGAAAACGGCTACAACTCCAATTTCAAACTAACAGTAGGTTATTTATTTTAA
- a CDS encoding RNA polymerase sigma factor, whose translation METCSLDETSICKQEVFAEFFKKQVKALRNFLFYRFGDSDQANDMTQEAFVALWQNCHRVPYDGAQSYLYKVANNKTLKVKAHEKVVLTYQQHGEHRVENYESPQYLLEEKQFKERLLQAIANLNETQRVAFLMHRIDKMKYVEIADALGIGVKAVEKRIHLAMQALKKELKTFN comes from the coding sequence TTGGAGACGTGTTCATTAGACGAAACCTCTATCTGTAAGCAAGAGGTATTTGCAGAGTTTTTTAAAAAGCAGGTCAAGGCGTTGCGCAACTTCCTGTTTTACCGGTTTGGTGATAGCGATCAGGCGAATGATATGACGCAGGAAGCCTTCGTGGCACTTTGGCAAAATTGCCATCGCGTACCTTACGATGGTGCGCAATCGTATCTGTATAAAGTAGCCAATAACAAGACGTTGAAGGTAAAAGCACATGAAAAAGTAGTATTGACTTACCAACAACACGGCGAACATAGGGTGGAGAATTATGAATCACCGCAATATTTGCTGGAAGAAAAGCAATTCAAAGAGCGATTACTTCAGGCGATAGCCAATCTTAACGAAACGCAACGGGTTGCTTTTTTAATGCATCGTATTGATAAGATGAAATACGTGGAGATCGCCGATGCGTTAGGCATAGGAGTGAAGGCCGTTGAAAAAAGAATACATTTGGCTATGCAAGCCTTAAAAAAAGAATTAAAGACATTCAATTAG
- a CDS encoding glycosyltransferase — protein sequence MEKPQTLKTKTSMVLESLLPEPQQKSQQNQKKSEKSFVKKGRFGLSEYIVFAVTFILLLGAAYGMYLLQPSFEQLSLERMRTPWGMLIIGLGLFLLAVKISFLIYLFVLYMRYKPIKSVSDELLPTCTIIVPAYNEGQLVYETLKSLADSDYPHEKMQLIAIDDGSKDDTWQWIKKAKQELGDRVAIYQQPKNKGKRHALYRGFHLGTGEIFITVDSDSVVNRDTIRNMASPFIVDENCGAVAGNVRVLNNEKSWIPRMLNVSFVFSFEFVRSAQSKLGTVLCTPGALAAYRKVAVMNCLPEWINQTFMGQPSDIGEDRAMTNMILKQGYHVLFQDNALVYTNIPNRYKNLYKMFIRWERSNVRENIMMSKFAFKNFRKGPKTGARILLSMQWMKLILSYPLFALMLLLIVTHPLLFLSSTLLGILVFSSVQAFFFAKRNKNIPESFWAYTYSIFYAFTLFWITPYAIATARRRGWLTRELTPQKTAA from the coding sequence ATGGAAAAACCCCAGACGCTAAAAACCAAGACATCAATGGTCTTAGAGTCGCTGTTGCCAGAGCCGCAACAGAAAAGTCAGCAAAATCAAAAAAAATCAGAAAAATCATTTGTTAAAAAAGGCCGTTTTGGACTTTCAGAATACATCGTTTTTGCAGTTACCTTTATTTTATTGTTGGGTGCCGCCTACGGCATGTACCTTTTGCAGCCAAGTTTTGAACAACTAAGTCTGGAACGCATGCGCACCCCTTGGGGTATGCTTATCATCGGTTTAGGTTTATTTCTGCTAGCCGTTAAGATCAGCTTTCTTATTTATTTGTTTGTCTTGTACATGCGTTACAAGCCAATCAAATCAGTGTCAGACGAGTTGCTACCTACCTGCACGATTATCGTACCGGCTTATAATGAAGGCCAGTTGGTATATGAAACACTGAAAAGTTTGGCCGACAGCGATTATCCACACGAAAAAATGCAACTTATTGCCATCGATGATGGTAGTAAGGATGATACTTGGCAGTGGATCAAGAAAGCAAAACAAGAATTGGGCGATCGTGTAGCTATTTACCAGCAACCAAAAAATAAGGGCAAAAGACACGCCTTGTATCGCGGTTTTCACTTAGGTACGGGCGAAATATTTATCACGGTAGATAGTGATTCAGTCGTCAATCGTGATACGATTAGAAACATGGCCAGTCCGTTTATCGTAGATGAAAACTGTGGCGCAGTAGCTGGTAATGTACGTGTGTTAAACAATGAAAAATCCTGGATACCACGTATGTTAAATGTAAGTTTTGTTTTCAGCTTTGAATTCGTCCGCTCAGCGCAGAGCAAATTAGGAACGGTATTGTGTACACCGGGTGCACTCGCAGCTTATCGCAAAGTAGCCGTGATGAACTGCCTACCCGAATGGATAAACCAAACGTTTATGGGACAGCCGTCTGATATTGGCGAAGATCGTGCGATGACCAACATGATTTTGAAGCAAGGTTACCATGTGCTTTTCCAAGACAATGCTTTGGTGTATACCAACATTCCGAATCGGTACAAGAACCTCTATAAGATGTTTATACGCTGGGAACGTAGTAATGTGCGAGAAAACATTATGATGAGTAAATTTGCGTTTAAAAATTTTAGAAAAGGACCTAAAACAGGCGCGCGCATCTTGCTCAGCATGCAGTGGATGAAACTTATTCTTTCCTATCCATTATTTGCTCTAATGTTGTTATTGATTGTGACGCACCCTCTGTTGTTTTTAAGTTCGACATTATTAGGCATATTGGTCTTTTCATCTGTCCAGGCATTTTTCTTTGCCAAACGGAACAAAAATATCCCGGAATCCTTTTGGGCATATACATATAGCATTTTTTATGCCTTTACCCTGTTCTGGATTACGCCTTATGCCATTGCTACGGCTAGACGTCGCGGCTGGTTGACACGCGAACTTACGCCACAGAAAACTGCGGCCTAG
- a CDS encoding DUF6122 family protein, translating to MALSTILQPMLHYGLHFLAPGLIAYFFFPQRWKFVWMLLLATMLVDLDHLLADPIFDPNRCSVGFHLLHSYPAIAVYGLVFIFAKRGSVLHILAIGLLFHMLTDFIDCEFTKSMLF from the coding sequence ATGGCACTTTCAACGATACTGCAACCGATGCTTCATTACGGACTTCATTTTTTGGCACCGGGATTGATCGCTTATTTCTTTTTTCCGCAGCGTTGGAAGTTTGTGTGGATGCTCTTGCTAGCCACGATGTTGGTCGATCTTGATCACCTTTTAGCAGATCCTATTTTCGACCCGAATAGATGTAGTGTCGGCTTCCATCTGCTGCACTCGTATCCGGCTATTGCTGTTTACGGCCTTGTATTTATTTTTGCTAAGCGTGGAAGTGTACTTCATATTCTGGCTATCGGTTTGCTCTTTCATATGCTGACCGATTTTATTGATTGCGAGTTTACCAAGTCGATGCTATTTTAA
- a CDS encoding HopJ type III effector protein, producing MQTQISDLLQKVKAGQALFSDVIVFIEEHYTHQPTAFKNGETYNEASQNQGSAKVFAFAQQHALSKEDTLHLFAEHYQAVLASPAATDHQNIRQFIANGWDGISFEGAALTAKH from the coding sequence ATGCAAACACAGATCAGCGATTTATTACAAAAAGTTAAAGCAGGACAAGCATTATTTAGCGATGTAATCGTTTTTATTGAAGAGCACTACACACACCAGCCTACAGCATTTAAAAATGGGGAGACTTACAACGAGGCTTCGCAAAATCAAGGCAGCGCTAAGGTTTTCGCTTTTGCGCAACAGCACGCATTATCGAAGGAAGACACCTTGCATTTATTCGCCGAACATTATCAAGCCGTCTTAGCTTCACCCGCAGCTACAGATCACCAAAATATCCGTCAGTTTATAGCCAATGGTTGGGACGGTATCAGCTTTGAAGGCGCTGCGCTTACCGCTAAACATTAA
- a CDS encoding FecR domain-containing protein, protein MEQDNKLAKLLDGALSEAEKREMESDPDYALYERIKRCTADLAVAERENDDDALLTQILRSPKINEDNVRSLRRYTWWRAAAAVLVCILAGLGYIWSGDTSFAAGASANVQLQLPDASAVDLRQGSTLRYNSVSWTWQRVVDLTGEAYFDVKKGSVFTVQTSLGTVRVLGTRFDVRNRDGHFEVNCYHGKVEVAHEGKKMLIHAGESLQVENKHWSRAALFLNEPTWKRGQLIFQSATLQAVLQELASSYDLQLNNKVVAVDKQFTGALPVDDQETAIGIIEKAFAISISKVADNRYEVSAQ, encoded by the coding sequence ATGGAACAAGATAATAAATTGGCTAAGCTGCTCGATGGAGCACTTTCGGAGGCCGAAAAACGAGAAATGGAAAGCGATCCAGATTATGCACTTTATGAGCGTATAAAGCGTTGTACGGCAGATCTGGCAGTCGCAGAGCGGGAGAACGACGATGATGCATTGCTAACGCAGATATTGCGTAGCCCGAAAATAAACGAAGACAATGTGCGCTCTTTGCGTCGCTATACCTGGTGGCGTGCTGCGGCGGCCGTGCTGGTCTGCATATTGGCGGGACTTGGATATATCTGGTCGGGCGATACCAGCTTTGCCGCAGGCGCGTCGGCGAATGTACAGCTGCAATTGCCCGATGCATCAGCTGTCGATTTGCGACAAGGTTCCACTTTGCGTTACAACAGCGTGAGCTGGACCTGGCAGCGCGTAGTCGACTTGACCGGTGAAGCGTATTTCGACGTAAAAAAGGGAAGCGTTTTCACCGTGCAAACTTCGCTCGGTACAGTACGTGTGTTGGGCACGCGCTTTGATGTGCGCAATCGCGATGGCCATTTTGAAGTTAACTGTTATCATGGCAAAGTTGAAGTGGCACATGAAGGGAAAAAGATGCTTATTCATGCTGGCGAATCATTGCAAGTGGAAAATAAACATTGGAGTCGTGCTGCGTTGTTTCTGAATGAACCAACCTGGAAACGTGGCCAGCTCATTTTTCAGTCGGCTACGTTGCAGGCGGTATTGCAAGAATTGGCCTCAAGCTATGATCTGCAACTAAATAACAAAGTGGTCGCGGTAGATAAGCAGTTTACTGGCGCGCTGCCTGTTGACGATCAGGAAACAGCGATAGGCATTATCGAAAAAGCATTTGCCATTTCGATAAGCAAAGTGGCTGATAATCGTTACGAAGTTAGCGCGCAATAG
- a CDS encoding lipase family alpha/beta hydrolase codes for MQLKQNYPIVLIHGTAAKDNTLFWGRIPSALRQQGFTVYYGKTDAWGSIAHNAQMLRNNLLKIAAETPVEKFHLIGHSKGAIDARYMISSLATSDIVASLTSVSTPHQGTPLADYIMENRFLNHPIARILLQGYAQCFGDSQPVPMDLIRSLSTQEMTAFNTQNPDHPRIFYQSYSSTMWRPQDDLFYLPTYTFLKNKVGDNDGIVPLASARWGEQFTPIVGATRGLSHAEVTDMKRRKIAGIKIPNIYLDMIRSLQERNF; via the coding sequence ATGCAGCTCAAGCAGAACTACCCTATTGTCTTGATTCACGGCACGGCGGCCAAGGATAACACCTTATTTTGGGGACGTATACCAAGCGCGCTTCGCCAGCAAGGTTTCACCGTTTATTATGGTAAAACTGACGCCTGGGGCAGTATCGCGCATAATGCGCAGATGTTGCGCAACAATCTATTGAAAATTGCAGCAGAGACGCCGGTAGAAAAATTTCACCTCATTGGGCATTCGAAAGGTGCCATAGATGCCCGCTATATGATATCGAGTTTGGCAACTTCGGATATCGTTGCTTCTTTAACAAGCGTTTCTACCCCACATCAAGGCACGCCGCTGGCCGATTACATTATGGAGAACCGATTTTTAAACCATCCGATTGCCCGAATCTTGTTACAAGGTTACGCGCAGTGCTTTGGCGATTCCCAGCCTGTTCCCATGGATCTTATACGAAGCCTCTCAACACAAGAGATGACGGCATTCAACACACAGAATCCTGATCACCCGCGTATCTTTTATCAAAGCTACTCCTCCACCATGTGGCGCCCGCAAGACGATCTTTTTTACCTGCCGACCTACACCTTTCTTAAAAATAAAGTGGGCGACAATGATGGCATCGTTCCGCTTGCAAGCGCGCGCTGGGGCGAACAGTTTACGCCGATTGTAGGCGCCACGCGCGGTCTATCGCACGCCGAAGTAACGGATATGAAACGCCGGAAAATTGCTGGTATCAAAATCCCAAACATTTATCTTGATATGATCCGATCGCTGCAAGAACGAAATTTCTAA